A stretch of Planctomycetia bacterium DNA encodes these proteins:
- a CDS encoding P-II family nitrogen regulator, with translation MKKIEAIIRHHKTEAVKEALVKLGHHGMTVTEVRGFGRQKGHTETYRGAEYTVDFVPKVKIEVVADDAVADKVVSTIVTAAKTGQIGDGKIFISELKDVVRIRTGETGGAAV, from the coding sequence ATGAAAAAAATCGAAGCGATTATTCGTCACCATAAGACCGAGGCCGTGAAAGAGGCCTTGGTCAAGCTCGGCCATCACGGCATGACCGTGACCGAGGTGCGCGGCTTCGGCCGCCAGAAGGGGCACACCGAAACCTATCGCGGCGCCGAGTACACCGTCGATTTCGTGCCCAAGGTGAAAATCGAAGTCGTCGCCGACGACGCCGTCGCCGACAAGGTTGTCTCGACGATCGTCACCGCCGCTAAGACGGGCCAGATCGGCGACGGGAAGATCTTCATCAGCGAGCTCAAGGACGTCGTTCGCATCCGCACCGGCGAAACCGGCGGCGCTGCTGTCTAG